The following proteins come from a genomic window of Montipora capricornis isolate CH-2021 chromosome 9, ASM3666992v2, whole genome shotgun sequence:
- the LOC138017500 gene encoding uncharacterized protein yields the protein MLGKKGLPTTGKRKGLLERLVNAQRDSKSNFIAPELKEGSNFAEASKEPLQVKSEVEIQEVSSIRRKARALQMDMDALIQDILYLSQNASNKIKVQLRIERLTVYRENYLQLRNELIALVAEDMMEEELRRWGKILSEVDKAVDAAHEFLNKDCDVGDHSSKDIAYSDSRVSSNLKLPRIELPKFNGDVLKFQNFWDQFEAAVHNNVDLPNVQKFTYLRSVLTGNALKAIDGYEVTGANYEAAVECLKHRYERKRMIISFLVKSVIKMDARSVVNASSLRDLYDTFMNRTRALEALGEDPMNHGCILLPLFETKLPPQLLEKWELTLADTQEDEIGLELFFKFLNRQVVSKEAGERSSNGNIAPGNHSFDKGKENRRKSSSPKMGGENEMYTASALLGETRPPTQPNCNFCKADHDSQNCPMFNEKSLDGRWKLVQENKLCFNCLKPSNHKHFSRICRHPKCSVANCGHRHHWLLHGQQSVVTPRHLSNTSLSGLASTKPALPMRETLLPTALARLIVKGQEMTVRILLDSGSQRSYIRKNIAEALDLQGPSELLSVTTLGGETSETKRFQRVKFTLSPIKGDSKMEIEALSISKICNPLGPVQMDFHKNSHLQGLTLADSYPRGSVQVDVLIGADHYYSFVTGVCKRGSSRESLVAVESCLGWIVTGQVKRQSRQTSSMLTVVENGGVNETLKRFWELESIGIAEIEDPAMSQEEECAVADFNRGLNFDGHNYEVRLPWKRDPPKLESNYAQALRRLESVERKLRQDPVKAKAYKTAINEYVEKGFAEEVPDQSDDNGTVRYLPHHAVFRDDKRTTKCRIVFDASAREGGDASLNDCILPGPPLQPNLASVLIRFRTHKIGLIADIEKMFLQVKLAPEDRDVHRYLWRDLQPNEAPKVYRMQRLTFGVNASPFLAIATVHAHVNKNKEMSPYAVEEILQNMYVDDCLTGADTVDSTLKLQQEMSEL from the coding sequence ATGCTTGGAAAAAAGGGATTGCCGACTACTGGAAAGAGAAAAGGCTTACTGGAAAGGTTAGTGAACGCTCAGCGTGATTCGAAGTCAAATTTCATTGCACCAGAATTAAAGGAAGGTTCGAATTTCGCCGAGGCTTCGAAGGAACCTCTTCAAGtgaaaagtgaagttgaaattcaGGAGGTTAGTTCGATTAGACGTAAAGCCAGAGCCTTGCAAATGGATATGGATGCGTTGATTCAGGATATTTTGTATCTAAGTCAAAATGcaagcaacaaaatcaaagtgCAGTTGAGAATTGAAAGGCTAACTGTGTACCGTGAGAATTATCTTCAACTGAGAAATGAATTAATCGCGCTTGTTGCAGAGGATATGATGGAGGAGGAACTCCGAAGATGGGGAAAAattctgagtgaagtagataaaGCTGTGGATGCTGCTCATGAATTCCTAAATAAAGATTGCGATGTGGGAGATCACTCCTCGAAGGATATTGCATACAGTGACAGTCGTGTATCCTCAAATCTGAAATTACCGAGAATTGAGTTGCCAAAGTTTAATGGCGAtgtgttgaaatttcaaaacttctggGATCAGTTTGAAGCTGCAGTGCATAACAATGTTGATTTACCAAATGTTCAGAAGTTTACTTATCTACGCTCGGTGCTAACTGGAAATGCCTTGAAAGCAATAGACGGATATGAAGTAACCGGAGCAAATTATGAAGCAGCTGTTGAATGCCTTAAACACAGGTATGAACGAAAACGTATGATCATCTCATTTCTAGTGAAATCTGTCATCAAGATGGATGCTAGGTCAGTTGTTAATGCATCCTCCCTCAGAGATCTCTATGATACCTTTATGAACAGAACTAGAGCTTTGGAGGCTCTTGGAGAAGATCCAATGAACCATGGATGTATTTTGTTACCCCTTTTTGAGACAAAGTTACCACCTCAGTTATTGGAAAAATGGGAGTTGACACTTGCAGACACTCAAGAAGATGAAATAGGCCTTgaattgttctttaaatttcttaaccGACAAGTTGTGTCCAAAGAAGCAGGAGAAAGAAGTTCAAATGGGAACATCGCCCCAGGCAATCACAGTTttgataaaggtaaagaaaaccgAAGAAAGTCTTCATCTCCCAAAATGGGTGGTGAGAATGAGATGTATACTGCTTCTGCACTACTTGGTGAAACACGCCCTCCAACACAGCCAAATTGTAATTTCTGCAAGGCAGATCATGACTCACAAAATTGCCCAATGTTTAATGAAAAATCACTTGATGGCAGATGGAAACTAGTGCAAGAGAACAAActgtgtttcaattgtttaaaaCCTAGCAACCACAAGCACTTCTCCAGAATTTGTCGCCATCCTAAGTGTTCTGTAGCGAATTGTGGTCACCGACATCACTGGTTATTGCATGGGCAGCAGTCAGTTGTTACACCTCGGCACCTAAGCAACACTAGTTTAAGTGGATTGGCTTCAACTAAGCCTGCATTACCTATGAGAGAAACACTCCTACCGACAGCATTGGCCAGGTTAATTGTTAAGGGTCAAGAAATGACAGTCCGTATCTTACTAGATTCAGGGAGTCAACGTTCGTATATACGAAAGAACATTGCAGAGGCCCTTGACCTGCAAGGTCCCTCAGAGCTATTAAGTGTCACAACGCTAGGTGGGGAAACCAGCGAAACGAAGAGATTCCAAAGAGTGAAATTTACCCTTTCACCAATTAAGGGAGATTCAAAGATGGAGATAGAGGCcctttctatttccaaaatttgTAATCCTCTCGGGCCAGTACAGATGGACTTCCATAAGAACTCTCATCTTCAAGGCTTAACTCTTGCAGACAGTTATCCTCGTGGTTCAGTTCAAGTAGATGTTCTTATTGGTGCAGACCACTActactcatttgtgactggggTCTGTAAGAGAGGTAGTTCCAGGGAGTCACTTGTTGCTGTGGAATCTTGCCTCGGCTGGATTGTCACGGGACAAGTAAAACGCCAATCAAGACAAACTTCATCCATGCTGACAGTTGTAGAAAACGGTGGAGTTAACGAAACATTGAAAAGATTCTGGGAACTGGAATCAATTGGTATTGCAGAGATCGAGGACCCTGCTATGTCACAAGAGGAAGAATGTGCTGTTGCTGACTTCAATAGAGGATTGAACTTTGATGGACATAACTATGAGGTGCgactaccatggaaacgagaTCCTCCAAAGCTAGAAAGTAATTATGCACAAGCTTTGAGACGCCTGGAAAGTGTTGAAAGAAAGTTAAGGCAAGACCCTGTGAAAGCTAAGGCTTACAAAACAGCGATCAACGAATATGTAGAGAAAGGTTTTGCAGAGGAAGTACCTGATCAGAGTGATGACAATGGAACTGTGCGGTACTTACCGCATCATGCTGTATTTCGTGATGACAAAAGAACGACAAAATGCAGAATCGTATTTGATGCATCCGCACGAGAAGGAGGTGATGCTTCCCTTAACGATTGTATTCTTCCTGGTCCTCCTTTACAGCCGAACCTTGCATCTGTACTGATTCGAtttagaacacacaaaattgGTCTCATAGCAGACATTGAAAAGATGTTTCTGCAAGTCAAACTGGCACCAGAGGACAGAGATGTTCACCGCTACCTGTGGAGAGATTTACAGCCTAACGAAGCACCAAAGGTGTACAGAATGCAGAGATTGACTTTCGGTGTGAACGCAAGTCCTTTCCTTGCAATTGCTACAGTCCACGCTcatgtaaacaaaaacaaagaaatgtcccCGTATGCCGtagaagaaattttacaaaatatgtatgTCGATGACTGCCTGACAGGAGCCGATACAGTAGATTCAACTTTGAAGCTTCAACAAGAAATGTCAGAATTATGA
- the LOC138017501 gene encoding uncharacterized protein, with protein sequence MTVAFNLTKWASNSELVMDAIDPAKRTSSPFVEFNSSDPLKALGVSWDLNSDHLRFLAPSGIISSHEPMSKRSLLSLASKMFDPLGLISPFTVRAKILFQELWLKGLQWDDPLDSDTKAKWLSWKSESLQLKDVTTPRCFGNGITQDSVVEVHGFGDASPKAYGAAVYIRIRDKQDNVSSQLVMSKSRVAPIKKVSLPRLELLAAVVNARLLKFVVGALPMKVARVVCWSDSMVALHWIKGQSSSWKPFVANRVAEVRSTWDPECWRYCGSKENPADLLTRGLSCSDVSSSTLWWNGPQWMSSPCEPLPAQPENEAAPAEACEEKRTTHVYTAVVAEPLIDMSRCGTWLKLIRVTAYLLREVKLFKTKSRSCERGLSADEVRQAEIKCCMWVQEVVYKEEFEKLKAGEVLPSNSRLLKQDPYYDRDDQVLRVGGRLQFADLPEQSKHQIILPHGHPEVAKMVQDVHKNMLHAGPEMVLSTLRQKVWPTQGRREVKRVIRRCVACQRQRVGPCAQKMGQLPEERISCSRAFAHVGTDFAGPLYVKEGLNIKKAYVCIFTCASSRMVHLELTHSLTTDEFLQAFSRMTSRRGLCHTVWSDNAQTFKAASREIQKLYDEPTTESQRMWSTLDQDQIKSEFSSREIKWKFITERSPWRGGWWERFCRAIKEPLRKVLGRALFTFSELNTLLVRIEGIINSRPLTAVSDDCRDPLPITPAHLAIGRPINQLPERKESSLEETSDIVLISDDNVPRTKWPLAKVERVYPGNDGLVRTATVRAHNSFYNRPVQRLHKLEIESAASQVSPEAEDPVHGGETPQTNTVHAASIPVSKPNLSVVLPEGGQGGENVTARTRSGRVTKKPERLDL encoded by the exons ATGACAGTGGCATTCAATTTGACCAAGTGGGCAAGTAACTCAGAGCTAGTAATGGATGCTATTGACCCAGCTAAAAGAACCTCATCGCCATTCGTGGAGTTCAATTCGAGCGACCCCCTAAAAGCACTTGGCGTGTCATGGGACTTGAACTCTGACCACCTTAGATTCCTTGCACCGAGTGGAATCATCTCATCCCATGAGCCAATGTCAAAGAGAAGTCTACTTAGTCTGGCATCGAAAATGTTTGACCCACTGGGACTGATATCACCCTTCACTGTTAGagccaaaatccttttccaagaGTTGTGGTTGAAAGGATTACAGTGGGATGACCCGTTAGATAGCGACACTAAAGCAAAGTGGTTAAGTTGGAAGTCCGAGTCGTTGCAGCTAAAAGATGTGACTACCCCTCGATGCTTCGGAAATGGTATTACGCAAGACTCTGTGGTAGAGGTGCATGGTTTTGGAGATGCTTCCCCCAAGGCGTATGGAGCAGCAGTGTACATTCGAATAAGAGACAAGCAAGACAATGTATCCTCACAGCTGGTAATGTCGAAGTCCAGAGTCGCGCCCATTAAGAAGGTGTCACTTCCAAGGCTGGAACTTTTAGCAGCAGTTGTAAATGCCAGGTTGCTAAAATTTGTTGTAGGGGCTTTGCCAATGAAGGTGGCGAGGGTTGTGTGTTGGTCAGATAGTATGGTGGCACTGCATTGGATAAAAGGGCAGAGTTCTTCCTGGAAGCCATTTGTTGCCAATCGTGTGGCTGAGGTACGGTCAACATGGGATCCTGAGTGTTGGAGGTATTGTGGAAGTAAGGAGAATCCTGCAGACTTGTTGACGCGTGGGTTAAGCTGTAGTGATGTGAGTTCAAGCACTTTGTGGTGGAATGGACCCCAATGGATGTCTTCGCCTTGTGAACCACTACCCGCTCAACCCGAAAACGAAGCTGCTCCCGCCGAAGCTTGCGAGGAAAAAAGAACTACCCATGTGTATACAGCAGTCGTTGCAGAACCACTGATTGATATGTCACGCTGCGGGACATGGTTAAAGTTGATTCGAGTAACTGCTTATTTATTGAGAGAGGTCAAATTGTTTAAGACTAAGTCTAGGTCTTGTGAAAGGGGACTGTCGGCGGACGAGGTGAGGCAAGCCGAGATTAAATGTTGTATGTGGGTGCAGGAAGTGGTCTACAAAGAAGAATTCGAGAAACTGAAAGCTGGAGAGGTACTTCCCAGTAACAGCCGCCTCCTGAAACAGGACCCTTATTATGACAGAGATGATCAGGTATTAAGAGTTGGTGGGAGACTACAGTTTGCTGATCTTCCCGAACAGAGCAAGCATCAAATAATCTTGCCTCACGGACATCCTGAAGTTGCCAAGATGGTGCAAGATGTACATAAGAATATGTTGCATGCTGGTCCAGAAATGGTATTATCAACTTTAAGGCAGAAAGTTTGGCCAACTCAAGGAAGACGTGAGGTTAAACGTGTTATCAGAAGATGTGTAGCTTGCCAAAGACAACGAGTTGGACCTTGTGCCCAGAAAATGGGTCAGTTGCCAGAGGAAAGAATTTCCTGCTCACGAGCTTTCGCGCATGTTGGGACTGATTTTGCGGGGCCACTGTATGTGAAAGAGGGCTTAAACATCAAGAAAGCATATGTGTGTATTTTCACATGCGCATCATCTCGTATGGTTCACCTGGAACTTACACATAGTTTGACAACTGATGAGTTCCTTCAAGCTTTTAGTCGCATGACGAGTCGCAGAGGTCTTTGCCATACAGTGTGGTCAGACAATGCACAAACCTTCAAGGCAGCAAGCAGGGAAATTCAGAAATTATACGATGAACCCACTACTGAAAGTCAAAGAATGTGGAGTACGCTGGATCAAGATCAAATCAAGTCAGAGTTCTCATCACGAGAGATCAAGTGGAAATTCATCACAGAGCGTTCCCCATGGAGAGGTGGATGGTGGGAACGATTTTGCAGAGCGATAAAAGAACCACTGCGTAAGGTCCTTGGAAGGGCACTTTTCACCTTTTCTGAGCTAAACACGTTGCTGGTCAGAATCGAAGGTATCATTAACTCGCGGCCGTTGACCGCAGTAAGTGATGATTGCAGAGACCCGTTACCTATTACGCCTGCTCATCTTGCAATTGGTAGGCCAATTAACCAGTTaccggaaaggaaagaaagtagCTTAGAGGAGACCA GCGACATTGTACTTATTTCTGACGACAATGTGCCGCGCACCAAATGGCCGTTGGCTAAAGTTGAAAGGGTTTATCCAGGTAACGACGGGCTTGTACGGACCGCTACAGTTAGAGCGCATAACAGTTTCTACAACAGACCCGTTCAACGTTTACACAAGTTAGAGATTGAGTCAGCAGCTTCACAAGTAAGCCCGGAAGCAGAGGATCCAGTCCATGGTGGGGAGACGCCACAAACGAACACTGTTCATGCTGCAAGTATACCTGTTTCCAAGCCTAATTTGAGCGTTGTCCTCCCCGAAGGAGGACAAGGTGGGGAGAATGTTACAGCCCGTACTCGTTCTGGAAGAGTTACAAAGAAGCCTGAGAGACTGGACCTGTGA
- the LOC138015925 gene encoding nicotinamidase-like, with protein MALDTVSHFFDAYRKGGKNGEQILQSVRQNVSSSFKKSCLGKYSKYFEVPDDEFNNWLTALITGKKGMAPLTEDQKREIKKEFSTCLKRIDESSLAALWEYWLRPALVPVSAFIVVDVQNDFITGSLALKSCPAGEDGEEVVPVIEDLFSKKLFNIVAYSLDWHPPNHCSFVDNVSLYPLHSSSPVTAEKAKLFDVVVYDKSPIIDQKLWPRHCEMNSWGSQLHKDLTPPSQNDITIRKGTNPTVDCYSAFWDNGDCSQSSLFVDLLKKGVTDLYICGLAFDVCVKHTAMDAVSQGFRTHVITDACRGVTPEGIAKTKEEFMKNGIVLLESKQVEDAIRDKKRK; from the exons ATGGCACTTGATACTGTCAGCCATTTCTTTGACGCATACAGAAAAGGTGGAAAGAACGGAGAGCAGATACTGCAGTCAGTCAGGCAGAACGTGTCAAGTTCTTTCAAGAAGTCATGTTTAG GGAAATACTCAAAGTATTTTGAAGTTCCTGATGATGAATTCAACAACTGGCTGACCGCATTAATAACCGGGAAAAAAGGTATGGCACCCTTGACGGAGGATCAAAAACGAGAAATAAAGAAGGAATTCTCTACCTGCTTG AAAAGAATTGATGAGAGCTCCTTGGCAGCCCTATGGGAATATTGGTTACGACCA GCCCTGGTTCCTGTTTCAGCATTTATTGTCGTAGATGTTCAGAATGACTTCATCACTGGTTCACTGGCATTAAAAAGCTGTCCTGCAGGAGAAGATGGCGAAGAAGTTGTACCAGTAATAGAAGATCTGTTCTCCAAAAAACTGTTCAATATTGTTGCATACTCTTTGGACTGGCATCCTCCCAATCACTGCTCCTTTGTAGACAACGTCTCATTGTACCCACTGCATTCCTCAAGTCCAGTTACAGCCGAGAAAGCAAAATTGTTTGATGTTGTGGTTTATGACAAATCCCCTATCATTGATCAAAAGTTGTGGCCACGACACTGTGAGATGAACAGCTGGGGATCTCAACTTCATAAAGATCTCACA CCTCCTTCACAAAATGATATTACTATCAGAAAAGGCACCAACCCAACTGTGGATTGCTATTCTGCATTTTGGGACAATGGCGACTGCTCACAGTCATCACTCTTTGTTGACCTTTTGAAGAAAGGTGTGACTGATTTGTATATTTGTGGCCTGGCCTTCGATGTGTGTGTCAAACACACAGCAATGGATGCGGTCAGCCAAGGATTTAGGACCCATGTTATTACAGATGCGTGCAGAGGGGTGACCCCTGAAGGAATAGCAAAGACAAAGGAAGAATTTATGAAGAATGGAATTGTGTTACTGGAATCAAAACAG GTAGAAGATGCAATCCGCGACAAGAAGAGAAAATGA